A region of the Methylobacterium nodulans ORS 2060 genome:
GTCTGGGAGGCCGCGGAGGCGTCCATCAGGCTGCGCAGCAGGATCGGCCCGAAGGTGCGCCCGAGCTGGTCGGCGAGCCCGACGATCAGGCTCGCCACGAAGGCGCCGCGCACCGAGCCGACGCCGCCGATCACGATCACCACGAAGGTGAGGATCAGCACGGAATCGCCCATGCCCGGATCGACCGACAGGATCGGCGCCACCATGGCCCCCGCGAAGCCCGCCAGCATGGCGCCGAGGCCGAACACCACCATGAACAGGCGCCGGATATCGACGCCGAGGGCCGCCACCATGGCGCCGTGCGTGGCGCCCGCCCGCAGTCGCATGCCGAGGCGGGTGCGGTTGACGAGGAGGTGCAGCCCGAGCGCCGCGGCGAGCCCCGCCGCGATGATGGCGAGGCGGTAGAGCGGGTAGTGCAGGGTGCCGACGAGATGCACCGAGCCGGACAGGGCCTCGGGCACCGGCACGCTCATGGGCGCCGCGCCCCAGAGGATCCGCACGCCCTCGTTCAGGATCAGGATCAGCCCGAAGGTCGCCAGCACCTGGTCGAGGTGATCGCGGTCGTAGAGGTGGCGGATCACCAGCACCTCCAGCACGAGGCCGACGAGGAGCGTCGCCGGCAGCGCCAGGACGAGGCCGAGGAGGAAGCTGTCGGTGAGGCCGGTCAGGGTCGCGGCCAGATAGGCGCCGACCATGTAGAGGGCGCCGTGGGCGAGGTTGATGAGGTCCATCACGCCGAAGATCAGCGTCAGCCCGGCCGCCACCAGGAACAGCAGGATGCCGAGCTGGACGCCGTTCAGCGCCTGGATCAGGAACAGGTTGAGCATTGCCGCGGCCCCGCGCCCCGCACGCCTCCCGCCGTCACATCCTGCACTGGGCGGCGTAGGAATCCTGATAGTTCGAAAAAATCTTCTCCGCGATCTGGGTCTCGTACTTGCCGTCCGGGCGCTTGGCGGCCTTGACGAGATAGAAGTCCTGGATTGGGAAGTGGTTGTTGCCGATCTTGAAGGAGCCGCGCAGGGAGGTGAAGTCGGCGGCCTTGAGGCCGGCCCGGATCGCGTCCCTGTCCTTCAGGTTGCCCTTGGCGGCCTTGACGGCGCTGTCGATCATCAGGGCGGCGTCGTAGGCCTGCATGGCGTAGGTGCCCGGCACGCTGCCGTATTTCTTCTCGTAGGCGGCCACGAAGGCCTTCGATTGCGGATTGTCGAGGTTGGGCGCCCAGTTGGCGCCGCCGAAGAAGCCGACCGCCGCGTCCTTCTGGGCCGGCAGCGTGGTCTCGTCCACCGTGAAGGCGGAGAGGAACGGGATGCCGGCGAGGCCCGCCTGCCGGTATTGCCGCACGAGGTTGACGCCCATGCCGCCCGGCATGAAGGCGAAGACCGCGTCGGGCTGGGCGGCGGCGATCTGCGCCAGCTCCGCCGAGAAGTCGAGCTGGCCGAGCGGGGTGAACATCTCGTTCACCACCTCGCCCTTGTAGGAGCGCTTGAAGCCGGCAAGCGAGTCCTTGCCCGCCTGGTAGTTCGGCGCCAGCAGGACGAGACGCTTGTAGCCCTTG
Encoded here:
- a CDS encoding branched-chain amino acid ABC transporter permease, encoding MLNLFLIQALNGVQLGILLFLVAAGLTLIFGVMDLINLAHGALYMVGAYLAATLTGLTDSFLLGLVLALPATLLVGLVLEVLVIRHLYDRDHLDQVLATFGLILILNEGVRILWGAAPMSVPVPEALSGSVHLVGTLHYPLYRLAIIAAGLAAALGLHLLVNRTRLGMRLRAGATHGAMVAALGVDIRRLFMVVFGLGAMLAGFAGAMVAPILSVDPGMGDSVLILTFVVIVIGGVGSVRGAFVASLIVGLADQLGRTFGPILLRSLMDASAASQTGRTLAPMLIYILMAAVLFFRPAGLFPARGR
- a CDS encoding ABC transporter substrate-binding protein; the protein is MKPIRTDAICRLGALLLGATALAGPAAAQQPGEDGKLRVGLMFTLSGPSAVLGEQGRDGFLLALETLGRKLGGLDAEVVVVDDELKPDVAANKARELVKRDRVDVVVGPTYSNVLRAIVRPVTESGAFLISPNAGTSNYAGAECNPNLFVSSYQNDQVHEVLGKYAQNKGYKRLVLLAPNYQAGKDSLAGFKRSYKGEVVNEMFTPLGQLDFSAELAQIAAAQPDAVFAFMPGGMGVNLVRQYRQAGLAGIPFLSAFTVDETTLPAQKDAAVGFFGGANWAPNLDNPQSKAFVAAYEKKYGSVPGTYAMQAYDAALMIDSAVKAAKGNLKDRDAIRAGLKAADFTSLRGSFKIGNNHFPIQDFYLVKAAKRPDGKYETQIAEKIFSNYQDSYAAQCRM